In the Phytoactinopolyspora mesophila genome, TCCGCCGGATGGTGACTGACCTGGAGATGCCGTACGAGATCGTCGGCGTGCCCACGGTGCGTGAGCCAAGCGGCCTGGCGTTGTCGAGCAGGAACCGCTATTTGAACGACGACGAGCGCCGCCTCGCCTCGTCGTTGTCGGTAGCCCTCCAGGCCGGTGCCCACGCCTCCGCGGAAGGACCTGAAGCCGTCGTAAACGCCGCACAAGCAGTGCTGGACGAGAACCCGGGTCTAGACGTGGACTATCTGGCGCTGCGGGCGGGCGACCTCGGCACCGTTTCGGGACCGGGACCGGCGCGGCTGCTCGTCGCCGCCCGGATCGGCTCGACCCGCCTGATCGACAACATCGCCGTCGACCTGGCCGGTTGATACCGCTGTGCTGATGTGCGCCGACCATGGGCGGCTTCGCCCGGAGTCAGCTGCGGCGGACGGGTGAGTGGTCGAGAGCCGGAGCCAAGAGAGCTCTGTGATGTGTTTCACATGAAGCCTTCCGGCCCGGGGCGTAGGCGGGTTGGTGTCCTCTTCCAGGCATTCACCGCGGGTCAGTCTGCAAGACACGGGCGCTAAAAGGATGTGGGAGGCCGTAGGCTTGCCAGGCGTGACCGAAGTTCGAATACCGCGCCAGCTCCTGACCGAGCAACCAGGCTGGGCAGAGCAGGCTGATGTGGTCGTCGTCGGCAGTGGCATCGCCGGTCTGACAACCGCTCTCGAGGCCCGGAAGGCCGGGCGTGTCCTCCTGGTCACGAAGACGAGCCTGTCCGCTGGTTCCACGGCGTGGGCGCAGGGAGGCATCGCGGCGGCGCTCGGTCCTGAAGACAGCCCGGACCAGCACCTGCGGGACACCCTGGTGGCCGGTGTTGGACTCTGCGATGAGACGGCCGTGCGCACCTTGGTGACCGAAGGGCCGTGGCGGGTTCGCGAGCTGGCGGCGCTCGGTGCGGAATTCGAGCGGGCCGACGACGGCACCATAGCCCTGACCAGGGAAGGCGGCCATCGGCGAGACCGCATCGCACATGCTGGCGGCGACGCCACCGGCAAGGAGATCTCCCGAGCCCTCATCGAAGCGCTGCGAGCGGTAGAGGAAGACCCCGGCATCCAGGTCATCGAACATGCTCTGGTGACCGACGTGCTGACCGATTCGACCGGGCGGGCTTGCGGTGTCGCGCTGCACGTCATCGGTGAAGGACGTATTGACGGCGTTGGAGCCGCGCTGGGACGGGCGGTGGTTCTCGCCACAGGTGGCCTCGGCCAGGTGTACGCCTCGACGACCAACCCGTCGGTTGCCACTGGCGACGGTGTTGCCGCGGCGCTTCGCGCCGGTGCGGAGGTCGTCGACCTCGAGTTCGTCCAGTTTCATCCAACGGTCCTTTGGCTCGGCCGCTCGGCCAAGGGGCAACAGCCCTTGATCTCTGAGGCGGTGCGGGGTGAAGGTGCACATCTGCGAGACGTCGAAGGCCGCCGGTTCATGGTCGGCCAGCACCAACTCGCCGAGCTTGCCCCGCGGCACGTGGTGGCGAAGGGCATCGTCACGGCGATGGCCGAGACCGGGGCAGAACACGTCTGGCTCGATGCCAGGCATCTCGGCGCCGCTTTTCTCGAGGAGCGTTTCCCGACCATCGTCGCCCGTTGCCGTTCCTACGGCATCGATCCCGCGACGGATCTGGTCCCCGTTGCTCCAGCGCAGCACTATGCCAGCGGCGGGGTGTGGACAAGCGGACGTGGGCGGAGCACCGTCCCAGGGCTTTACGCCTGTGGTGAGGTGGCGTGCACGGGAGTGCACGGTGCCAATCGGTTGGCGTCCAATTCGCTGTTGGAAGGGCTGGTCTGGGGGCATCGAATCGCCGTCGATCTGGCGGAGAGCCTCGCCGGTGTGCCCATCGGTGATCCGGTGCCGCGGCCCGGAGGTACTGGGCTGCTGAATGCCGATGCCGGGCGCTTCGTTCAGGCGGCAATGACGGCCGGCGCCGGTGTGCTGCGTTCCGGCAGCTCATTGGCGACACTGCAGGCGCGTCTCGCGCAGTTGAGCGAGGAACGCAGTAGTACGGTTCCCACGCCACTCGCGTGGGAGACCACCAACCTGCATGCTGTGGCAGTTACGCTCGGACGTCATGCCGCAATGCGTGAGGAGACCCGCGGGGGTCATTGGCGGGAGGATTTCCCGGAGCGCGACGACGCCCGCTGGCGCGGGCATCTGGTGAGCACACTGGATCCGGACGGGATCCTAGGGACGACATTTCAGCCTATGAGGGAGAAGTAATGAGTCTGGCCGAGTCGGTGACGAGCGCCCTGCGTGACGCGAGCCTCGACCCGCTCTACGTGGAAGACCTGGTCCGGGCGACACTCGAGGAAGACTTGGCTGGTGGCGTCGACATCACGAGCGAAGCGACCATCCCGGCCGGTCAGCGGGCAAGGGCCACGTTGGCCACCCGCCAGGAGGGCGTGGTCGCCGGACTGCCGGTGATCGAGACAGTCTTCTCCGCCACCAGCGACGACGTCGTACTCGAGCGGCGTGTAGCCGACGGCAGCTGGGTGGAGCCAGGCACGCCGGTGCTCACGGTCACCGGTCTGACACGTGAGATCCTGGCCGCGGAACGGACGGCGCTGAACCTGGGTTCGCGGCTCTCCGGTATCGCGACGGCTACCAGCCAGTGGGTTTACGAGCTTCGCGGCACCCGGACGGTGGTGCGCGACACCCGGAAGACCACGCCGTTGCTCCGGCCCCTGGAGAAGTACGCGGTGCGGGTCGGCGGCGGCGAGAACCATCGGTTCTCCTTGTCGGAAGCCGCATTGATCAAAGACAACCACATTGTGGCGGCGGGTGGCATCACCGCCGCGTTTCGCGCTGTCAAGCAGGCGTCGCCGGAGATACCGGTGGAGGTGGAGGTCGACGACGTCGCCGGCGCGGTCGAGGCGGTCGAGGCCGGTGCCGAGCTGGTGCTGCTCGACAACTTCTCGGTGGACGAGGTCCGCGAGGCGGTCGCTGTTGTCGGCGGCCGGGCTCGTCTAGAGGTCAGCGGTGGTCTGACCCTCGACGGTGCTCGTGCCTACGCCGAAACGGGCGTCGACTATCTCTCGGTCGGTGCTTTGACGCATTCCGTCGTCGCGCTCGACCTCGGGCTGGATGTGGAACAGGTGCAGAGCATGCCTGGTCACCAGCAGCAGTGGTCTTCCCGGCGTGCGGACATGAATCTGGTCCGGGAGCAGCGATACGCCGATACGGCCGAGAACCCGGTGTTCGGCTAGCCCGCCCGGGCGCAGACGGGAGACACCCCATGTTGCTCGCGATCGATGTCGGTAATACCGAGACGGTGGTCGGCCTTCTCGACGGCCTCGAGGTGAAGCACCACTGGCGGGTATCCACCGTGGCCAACCGGACCGCGGATGAGTTGATGGCGTTGTTGCGCGGGCTGTTCACCGGTGTTCACGATCACGATGTGGACGGCGTCGCCGTGTGCTCCACCGTTCCAGCGGTGCTGCGCCCGGTACGGGCCCTGGTCGAGCGCTATTACCCGAACGTGCCGTCGGTGCTGGTTGAGCCCGGGGTGCGCACCGGCGTGCCCGTTCTGACGGAGAATCCGCGCGAGGTCGGCTCCGACCGTGTCGTCAACACGTTGGCGGCGATCCATCTATTCGGTGGGCCGTGCATCGTCGTCGATTTCGGTACGGCTACCACGTTCGACGTCGTGTCGGCCAAGGGCGAGTACATCGGCGGCGCGATCGCCCCAGGCATCGGCGTCTCGCTGGACGCGCTCGGCGATGCCGGAGCTCAGCTGCGCAGGGTTGAACTGGCCGCGCCGCGTTCGGTGATCGCGAAGAACACGGTCGAGGCACTGCAGTCCGGCGCTTTGTACGGGTTCAGTGGTCAGGTGGACGGAATCGTGACTCGGATGGCACACGAGCTCGCCGTGTCGCTGGACGGCCTGCCGGTTATCGCCACCGGTGGCCTCGCGACGGTGGTGTTGGACGAGGCCGCGACGATCAACCGCCACGAGCCGTGGTTGACGCTGATCGGCTTGGGTCTCGTCTTCGACCGGAATCTCAACTCGGCTGGGACAGAAGAGCGCCGAGGTCACCGACTTGCCCCAGGTGGGTGAGCTTCTCGGGGTTGATGACACTGTGCATCGTGTGAATCTGCCCGTCGGCGACACCGAAGGTCAGGACGCCGAGCACCTCGTCGCGGGGTGAGAAGACCCGGAGCGCCGGCTGGCCGTTGGCTTCCACGGGTTCGATGCGCATTCCCACCCGGGCGCTCTGTTTGAGCAGTCCGATGAAGAACCGCGCGACCTGCACGGGACCGCCGACCGGGTGCTCGAGAGCCGGTGCGTTGCCGCCACCGTCTCCGACGAAGACGACATCGTCAGCGAGTAGCTGATGCAGCGCTTCCATGTTGCCCTCGTTGGCGGCAGTGAGAAAGCTCTTGGCCAGTTCTGCCTGGTGCTGCCGGTCGGCTTCGAACCTCGGGCGCCGCTCAGCAATCGCTCGCTTGGCTCTCGCGAGAATCTGGCGGCAGTTGCTCTCGCTCTTCTCGACGATGCCGGCGATCTCGTCATAGCCGTAGCCGAAGACCTCACGCAACAGGAAGACCGCGCGTTCTACCGGTGCCAGCGTCTCGAGTAGCACGAGGAACGCCGTCGATATGGTCTCATCGGTCTCGACGCGGCGTGCGGGTTCGTCGTCGGAGGTGATCAGCGGCTCTGGGAGCCACTGCCCGACGTAATGCTCGCGTCGTACCCGTGCCGATCGGAGCGCGTCGATGGCCAGCCGGGTTGTGATGGTGGTGGCGAAGGCGTCCGGTGAGTCGATGGCGGTGCCGTCCAGCTCACTCTTGTACATCCGCAGGAAGGCATCCTGGACGATGTCTTCGGCCTCGGCCACGCTGCCGAGCATCCGGTAGGCGATGGAGAACATCAGCGGCCGGAGTTCGTCGTGCTGGAGTACGGTCACAGGCCGATATAACCATGATCCTGCCCTGCCCACCATGACGCCGACATGTTCCAGATATCCGATTTCTTCGATCGACTGTCACAACCGGCTGGGGTGTCTCGTCGTAGGGGAAACAGAGAGGAGCAGGACATGAAGATCTTCGTAGCGGGTGCCGCCGGCGTGGTCGGCAAACACCTGGTTCCCGAGTTGGTCGCCGCTGGACACGACGTGGTGGGGACCACCCGGGATGCCATGAAGGCAGACCAAGTGCGAGCTCTTGGCGCGGAGCCGGTTGTGCTCGACGCCCTGGACCGCGACGCCGTCATGACGGCGGTCGCCGATGCACATCCAGATGTCGTCATCCATCAGCTGACAGCTATCGGCGCGACTGATTTCAAGAAGTTCGACGAGAGCTACGAGATGACTAACCGGCTGCGCACCGAAGGGCTCGACTATCTCCTGGAAGCTGCCAGGGAGGCCGGTGCCAAGCGATTCATCGCGCAGAGCTTCACCGGCTGGCCGAATGCACGCACCGGCAGCGAGATCAAGACCGAAGAAGACGCGCTGGACCCGGCCCCGTCGCCGGCGTCCACGAAGTCGCTGGAGGCGATCCGCCACCTGGAGTCTGCCGTGACGGCGGCGGCCGGGATCGAGGGAATCGTCCTGCGATATGGCGTGCTCTACGGTCCGGGGACCGCCTTCGGTGCCGGTGGTGAGATGGTGGAGGTGGTTTCCAAGCGCAAGATGCCGATTGTGGGCGGCGGCGCGGGCGTGTTCTCGTTCGTCCACGTGGCTGATGCCGCGGCAGCAACGGTTGCGGCGCTAGAGAACGGCCGTCCCGGCATCTACAACATCGTCGACGACGAACCCGCGCCGGTTGTCACCTGGCTGCCGTACCTGGCCGATGTGCTCGGCGCGAAGAATCCGATGAAAATGCCGGCCTTCCTGGCCAAACCGATGCTCGGCGAGTTCGGCGTGACGACGATGACGGCCATGCGGGGCTCGTCCAACGCAAAAGCCAAGCGCCAACTCGGCTGGACGCCGGTCCACCGGACGTGGCGGGACGGGTTCCGCACGCTGACCTCTTGAGCGCTAGCGCACGCCGCCGGCGTCCGGCGCCGGCGGAGGGCTCTTTTCGACGAACTCCCAGCCTGCCGTTTCGATAGCGCGGTGCGCTGGACCCGTCAAGGCGGCGAAAGACACCTCGAAGCCCGTAGCCTCGCCACGGGCCGTGAGGTTGCGAAGAAACTCAAGCCCAACCTCGCCTAGGGAGCGCACCCGGTGCATGTCGACGACGGCATGGGTGAGCCCGCTGATCTGTACAAGCTCGGCGACTTCTTCCACGGCGGCCCTCAACTGGAGAGCCAGCGCATCGTCGATGTCGCCCGAGAGGAAGACGACGATCTCGCGTCCTCCCCGGTCGACAACCTCGACGGTGTTCATGGGCCTCACCTCCTCCTAGAAGCGTGACACCAGGGGTGGACGGACGCAATGAAGACGACTATTTGTGATCGCTCGAAATGCCTTGGCGAGCGACTCCGGCCACATGAGATCCTGGCCGTGATACCCGCAGCGGGTATCTGGGCACCTCTGCGTACCGTGCGCGGGAAGAGAATCGAAGACCACTAGGCTGGTGAGTATGAGCGAGCAGATACCCACGACCACAGACGACGACCTTCCGGAGCAGATGCGGATCCGTCGTCAGAAGCGTGCGGAACTGCTCGAATCCGGGGCGGAAGCGTATCCCCGGAACTTCGCGCGTACGCATACGCTCGCTGAGCTCCGGTCCGAGTACCCCAGCCTCGAACCAGGCACTGAGACCGGCGACCGAGTGGCCGTCAGTGGCCGGGTGATCTTCCTGCGTAACACCGGCAAGCTCTGTTTCGCTCGGCTTCGCGCGGGCGATGGTACCGAGCTGCAGGCAATGCTGGCTCTCGACCGCATCGGTGAGCAGCGCCTCGCCGACTGGAAACACCTTGTCGACATCGGCGACCACGTAGGTATCGAAGGCGAAGTCATCGCCAGCAAACGCGGCGAACTGTCGGTCCTGGCGGAGACTTGGGCCACGGTATCCAAAGCACTTCGTCCGCTGCCGATCGCCCACAAGGCACTGAACGAGGAAACTCGCGTCCGGCAACGCTACGTGGACCTGATTGTCAACGCGCAAGCGCGAGAGATGGTTCGCACCCGCGCGGCAGTAGTGCGGTCGTTACGTGAAACGCTGCACCAACGTGGTTGCGTCGAAGTGGAGACACCTGTGCTGCAGGCGATTCACGGCGGCGCGACAGCTCGCCCCTTCGAAACCCATCTCAACGCCTTCGACCTCCCGATGACCCTCCGCATTGCTCTTGAGCTGCACCTCAAACGGGCCATCGTGGGCGGTGTCGACCGGGTGTACGAGATAGGCCGGATCTTCCGGAACGAAGGCGTCGACTCGACGCACAGCCCTGAATTCACCATGCTCGAGGTCTACGAGGCCTACGGCGATTACGACACGATGGCCGATCTGACTCGGGACCTGGTGCTCGACGCCGCCAAAGCCATTGGGCGCACCGTGGTTCCGGACGGTCACGGCGCGGAAATAGACCTCGAGGCGCCATGGCGCCGGGTGACGTTGCACGACGCCGTGTCCGACGCCGTGAGCGAAGACATCAACGTTGACACGCCCGCGTCGCGGCTGCGTGAACTCGCGGCCAAACACGACGTCGCGCTGCAGCCCGGATGGGAAGCAGGCGAGATCGTTCTGGAGCTCTTCGAGAAACTCGTCGAGCACACCCTGATGACACCCACATTCGTGTGCGACTATCCCGCTTCGGTGCGCCCGCTGGCGCGTGCGCATCGAGCCGATCCGCGGCTGACCGAGTCCTGGGATCTGTTTGTGGCCGGGTTCGAACTCGGTGTGGCGTATACCGAGTTGGTCGATCCCGTCATCCAACGCGAACGCCTGGAGGCCCAGTCTTTGCTTGCGGCGGCGGGCGATCCCGAGGCGATGCAACTGGACGAGGACTTCCTCCGGGCCCTCGAGTACGGCATGCCGCCAACCGGCGGTCTAGGAGTGGGTGTCGACCGCCTGGTGATGTTGCTGACCGGCAGTGGAATCCGGGACACGATCCTGTTCCCCGTGGTGAAGCCCGAGTGACTGAACGCGCCGGTCCGGAGCGCGGCGAACAACTAGACGACGCTTCTCCTCCTGCCGTGCCGCCGGGTACGTCTCCATCCTCTTCGGCTCGGCCGCCTTTTATCGTCCGGCGTGCCCGTACGGCAGATGTAAAGGAGATACGTCAACTTCTTGATGATTACGCGAGTAAGCGGATATTGCTGTCCAAAGAGACGGTCACCCTCTATGAAGACGTGCAAGAGTTCTGGGTGGCCGAGACTCCGAGTGATGGCCGCGTGATCGGCTGTGGCGCATTGCATGTCATGTGGGAGGATCTGGCCGAAGTCCGCACATTGGCGACTGCTCCGCAGTGGCGCGGCCATGGCGTAGGTCACGTTATCCTCACCAAGTTGCTTGACGTCGCCGTAGAACTCGGCGTGACGCGTGTCTTCTGTCTTACGTTCGAGGTCGACTTCTTCGCGCGTCACGGGTTCGAAATAGTGGAGAGCGCTCCAGTTGCTCCGGAAGTCTATGCGCAGTTACTCCGTTCCTACGACGAAGGCGTTGCCGAGTTCCTTGATCTGGACCGAGTCAAACCAAACACGCTGGGCAACATCAGGATGTTGCGACGTTTTGCATGATGATCCGTTCGCTGTCTACGCCAGAAGCCTTGTGTAGTCGTAGATTGCAGTTTTACAAATAGTGGCGTACTAATAGAGTCTTAGAACATCCAACAGTGCATGCATTACGAGGGGATCTAAGATGGCCCAGAAGGTTCAAGTCATTCTTCTCGACGACCTAGACGGCGGCGAGGCGGATGAAACCATCAACTTCGGTCTGGACGGCGCAAGCTACGAGATCGATCTGTCGAAGAAGAACGCCGCGAAGCTGCGTGACGTTCTTGCCCCCTATGTCGCGACGGCGCGTAAAGCTGGCACCAAGCGTGCCCGTGGTCGCGCCAGGTCCGGAGCAGGTCGTGGTAGCGCCACAGATACCGCGGCTGTTCGTGAATGGGCTCGTGCGCAAGGGCTCAAGGTGTCCGACCGTGGCCGTATTCCGGCTGACATTCTCGAGAAGTATGAGGCCAGCCGCTGAATCGTGGTTGGCAGTGCGGGGCGCAAGCCCAGCAGGGGTTTAAGAGCAGGCGCCGAAACTGGTGCCGAACCGTCAAGGGCTCCCACGTGGATGTGGGAGCCCTTGACGCTTGTCCAGGCCACTGCTCTGGTCCCCGTGGCCAGTCTCGTGCCCAGTCAGGCCGGTACGAGCGTCTGGCGCTGACGGCCGAGGCCGGGAATCTCTAGTTCGACGACGTCACCTGGCTTCA is a window encoding:
- a CDS encoding L-aspartate oxidase gives rise to the protein MWEAVGLPGVTEVRIPRQLLTEQPGWAEQADVVVVGSGIAGLTTALEARKAGRVLLVTKTSLSAGSTAWAQGGIAAALGPEDSPDQHLRDTLVAGVGLCDETAVRTLVTEGPWRVRELAALGAEFERADDGTIALTREGGHRRDRIAHAGGDATGKEISRALIEALRAVEEDPGIQVIEHALVTDVLTDSTGRACGVALHVIGEGRIDGVGAALGRAVVLATGGLGQVYASTTNPSVATGDGVAAALRAGAEVVDLEFVQFHPTVLWLGRSAKGQQPLISEAVRGEGAHLRDVEGRRFMVGQHQLAELAPRHVVAKGIVTAMAETGAEHVWLDARHLGAAFLEERFPTIVARCRSYGIDPATDLVPVAPAQHYASGGVWTSGRGRSTVPGLYACGEVACTGVHGANRLASNSLLEGLVWGHRIAVDLAESLAGVPIGDPVPRPGGTGLLNADAGRFVQAAMTAGAGVLRSGSSLATLQARLAQLSEERSSTVPTPLAWETTNLHAVAVTLGRHAAMREETRGGHWREDFPERDDARWRGHLVSTLDPDGILGTTFQPMREK
- the nadC gene encoding carboxylating nicotinate-nucleotide diphosphorylase; its protein translation is MSLAESVTSALRDASLDPLYVEDLVRATLEEDLAGGVDITSEATIPAGQRARATLATRQEGVVAGLPVIETVFSATSDDVVLERRVADGSWVEPGTPVLTVTGLTREILAAERTALNLGSRLSGIATATSQWVYELRGTRTVVRDTRKTTPLLRPLEKYAVRVGGGENHRFSLSEAALIKDNHIVAAGGITAAFRAVKQASPEIPVEVEVDDVAGAVEAVEAGAELVLLDNFSVDEVREAVAVVGGRARLEVSGGLTLDGARAYAETGVDYLSVGALTHSVVALDLGLDVEQVQSMPGHQQQWSSRRADMNLVREQRYADTAENPVFG
- a CDS encoding type III pantothenate kinase; this translates as MLLAIDVGNTETVVGLLDGLEVKHHWRVSTVANRTADELMALLRGLFTGVHDHDVDGVAVCSTVPAVLRPVRALVERYYPNVPSVLVEPGVRTGVPVLTENPREVGSDRVVNTLAAIHLFGGPCIVVDFGTATTFDVVSAKGEYIGGAIAPGIGVSLDALGDAGAQLRRVELAAPRSVIAKNTVEALQSGALYGFSGQVDGIVTRMAHELAVSLDGLPVIATGGLATVVLDEAATINRHEPWLTLIGLGLVFDRNLNSAGTEERRGHRLAPGG
- a CDS encoding RNA polymerase sigma-70 factor yields the protein MTVLQHDELRPLMFSIAYRMLGSVAEAEDIVQDAFLRMYKSELDGTAIDSPDAFATTITTRLAIDALRSARVRREHYVGQWLPEPLITSDDEPARRVETDETISTAFLVLLETLAPVERAVFLLREVFGYGYDEIAGIVEKSESNCRQILARAKRAIAERRPRFEADRQHQAELAKSFLTAANEGNMEALHQLLADDVVFVGDGGGNAPALEHPVGGPVQVARFFIGLLKQSARVGMRIEPVEANGQPALRVFSPRDEVLGVLTFGVADGQIHTMHSVINPEKLTHLGQVGDLGALLSQPS
- a CDS encoding NAD-dependent epimerase/dehydratase family protein; this translates as MKIFVAGAAGVVGKHLVPELVAAGHDVVGTTRDAMKADQVRALGAEPVVLDALDRDAVMTAVADAHPDVVIHQLTAIGATDFKKFDESYEMTNRLRTEGLDYLLEAAREAGAKRFIAQSFTGWPNARTGSEIKTEEDALDPAPSPASTKSLEAIRHLESAVTAAAGIEGIVLRYGVLYGPGTAFGAGGEMVEVVSKRKMPIVGGGAGVFSFVHVADAAAATVAALENGRPGIYNIVDDEPAPVVTWLPYLADVLGAKNPMKMPAFLAKPMLGEFGVTTMTAMRGSSNAKAKRQLGWTPVHRTWRDGFRTLTS
- a CDS encoding STAS domain-containing protein → MNTVEVVDRGGREIVVFLSGDIDDALALQLRAAVEEVAELVQISGLTHAVVDMHRVRSLGEVGLEFLRNLTARGEATGFEVSFAALTGPAHRAIETAGWEFVEKSPPPAPDAGGVR
- the lysS gene encoding lysine--tRNA ligase, with protein sequence MSEQIPTTTDDDLPEQMRIRRQKRAELLESGAEAYPRNFARTHTLAELRSEYPSLEPGTETGDRVAVSGRVIFLRNTGKLCFARLRAGDGTELQAMLALDRIGEQRLADWKHLVDIGDHVGIEGEVIASKRGELSVLAETWATVSKALRPLPIAHKALNEETRVRQRYVDLIVNAQAREMVRTRAAVVRSLRETLHQRGCVEVETPVLQAIHGGATARPFETHLNAFDLPMTLRIALELHLKRAIVGGVDRVYEIGRIFRNEGVDSTHSPEFTMLEVYEAYGDYDTMADLTRDLVLDAAKAIGRTVVPDGHGAEIDLEAPWRRVTLHDAVSDAVSEDINVDTPASRLRELAAKHDVALQPGWEAGEIVLELFEKLVEHTLMTPTFVCDYPASVRPLARAHRADPRLTESWDLFVAGFELGVAYTELVDPVIQRERLEAQSLLAAAGDPEAMQLDEDFLRALEYGMPPTGGLGVGVDRLVMLLTGSGIRDTILFPVVKPE
- a CDS encoding amino-acid N-acetyltransferase, with amino-acid sequence MPPGTSPSSSARPPFIVRRARTADVKEIRQLLDDYASKRILLSKETVTLYEDVQEFWVAETPSDGRVIGCGALHVMWEDLAEVRTLATAPQWRGHGVGHVILTKLLDVAVELGVTRVFCLTFEVDFFARHGFEIVESAPVAPEVYAQLLRSYDEGVAEFLDLDRVKPNTLGNIRMLRRFA
- a CDS encoding histone-like nucleoid-structuring protein Lsr2; protein product: MAQKVQVILLDDLDGGEADETINFGLDGASYEIDLSKKNAAKLRDVLAPYVATARKAGTKRARGRARSGAGRGSATDTAAVREWARAQGLKVSDRGRIPADILEKYEASR